In the Cryptococcus neoformans var. neoformans JEC21 chromosome 1, complete sequence genome, one interval contains:
- a CDS encoding retrograde transport, endosome to Golgi-related protein, putative: MDPLARTDDINAGWSSPTSNLRFNAQSAAEDTVPTSATSNPYSDRSVSANENANGYRTHTSPGLGSGVVGAGYREPVVFGAPGMGLVSPPPESAFQQSQQETPAGEVQQERKAPRVYLRVRIGALERNKKDLLIRFDASTNLSTYKNGMYRNMQRSYVEFQKFAEQLSLVCPQTIIPALPLPSTSASTDEEDDRLVRIALQRWFSRVCEDPVLIRQDEVRSFIESNFGYSPIPPPTAKRSQANVLSALTKVVRRGPLDEDDELSSAKIALDKLEERYGHAATCVSHVGKARRQLANSNAELGAKMVGLSTVESEPSLAGAERKIGRAWEQVSGMINAQASNENVILSDTLGYQALNARAAKDTLVQRTAVLEDSQSASKAAITKRRNLERLKASSNINPAKVDDAISEMQEADSLEQSLSHRVTAISQNLHLSLRAHSRHAHEDIAISLMEAARMSAMYHKQTLRELESLRADIGKVAPGAAPLDGLAVSGKSPAASRVQPTQASLMSRAPPSQPQFASPYAAQPPLTAQVGRQPPMARAPQSQVQTQPQAQPQIQPPIQPQAQTTFHPQPQAYPRNPYATQPPPSQSAAPPFPTQPLSSSYPIQPPGSSSQSPYGPAPNSGGPSTTSQFPPRIPTSPPTTGFPVADGTQSMFLPSGGNGGMQRPHSAAPDAPGSAGTSRVVDPLAGFPRGPAAPGMQGTQGMAQSMFVPSQPQSQASSRIHPGYSSQSQPLTPNAGPGPLSQAYQSQFQPPQPSYQPGQFTQGYPVQNVPDYPGQQQPQQVSPFPGPAGVQRAATIATGRRKLDERKAAKMLAGGF; this comes from the exons ATGGATCCCCTCGCCCGCACCGACGACATCAACGCCGGCTGGTCATCCCCCACCTCCAACCTCCGCTTCAACGCGCAGTCTGCGGCCGAGGATACAGTACCTACATCCGCCACCTCCAACCCTTACTCTGACCGCAGCGTCAGTGCCAATGAGAACGCGAACGGGTACCGCACACACACCAGCCCGGGACTCGGCAGTGGCGTCGTAGGGGCTGGTTATAGGGAACCCGTAGTTTTCGGTGCGCCGGGAATGGGACTTGTCAGCCCTCCTCCGGAGTCGGCATTCCAGCAGTCTCAGCAAGAGACTCCAGCTGGCGAGGTTCAGCAGGAAAGGAAAGCACCACGAGTTTACCTCCGCGTAAGAATCGGGGCGTTGGAAAGGAATAAGAAGGATTTGTTGATCAGGTTTGATGCCAGT ACCAACCTTTCAACCTACAAGAATGGAATGTATAGGAATATGCAGAGGAGCTACGTGGAATTCCAAAAATTTGCAGAGCAACTTTCGCTCGTTTGTCCTCAAA CGATTATTCCTGCCCTCCCTTTGCCTTCCACGTCGGCGTCTacggacgaagaagatgacaggCTTGTCAGGATTGCATTGCAAAGGTGGTTTTCGCGAGTCTGTGAGGATCCAGTGTTGATCAGGCAAGATGAAGTGAGGAGCTTTATCGAATCGAACTTTGGA TACTCCCCAATTCCTCCCCCTACAGCCAAGCGCTCTCAGGCTAACGTCCTCTCCGCCTTGACTAAAGTCGTTCGTCGAGGTCCTCTtgacgaagacgacgaaCTCTCATCTGCCAAAATCGCGCTCGACAAGCTCGAAGAGCGGTACGGCCACGCTGCCACCTGTGTTAGCCATGTTGGAAAGGCTAGACGACAACTGGCAAATAGTAATGCCGAGTTGGGTGCAAAGATGGTCGGCCTCAGTACGGTGGAAAGTGAGCCAAGTTTGGCCGGAGCTGAAAGGAAAATCGGAAGAGCGTGGGAGCAAGTTTCGGGGATGATTAATGCTCAA GCGTCAAACGAAAACGTTATTCTCAGCGATACCTTGGGCTATCAAGCCCTCAATGCTCGCGCTGCCAAGGATACGCTCGTGCAAAGGACCGCAGTTCTTGAGGACTCTCAGTCAGCCAGCAAGGCCGCTATCACCAAGCGTAGGAATTTGGAACGCCTCAAGGCAAGCTCGAACATCAACCCTGCCAAGGTGGACGACGCTATCAGCGAGATGCAAGAA GCCGACAGCCTCGAACAATCTCTGTCCCATCGAGTAACCGCCATCTCACAgaatcttcatctctcccttAGAGCACACTCCCGTCACGCTCACGAGGATATCGCCATCAGCTTGATGGAAGCGGCAAGGATGTCAGCGATGTACCACAAACAGACACTCAGAGAACTGGAAAGCTTGAGAGCGGATATTGGCAAAGTAGCTCCTGGAGCGGCACCCCTTGATGGCTTGGCTGTCAGTGGGAAATCACCCGCCGCTTCTCGAGTGCAGCCCACTCAGGCCTCGCTCATGTCAAGGGCTCCACCATCTCAACCGCAATTTGCCTCGCCATATGCTGCCCAACCTCCTCTGACCGCGCAAGTGGGACGCCAGCCGCCTATGGCGCGTGCTCCTCAGTCCCAGGTCCAAACCCAGCCTCAGGCTCAACCCCAGATTCAACCGCCCATCCAGCCTCAGGCGCAAACCACGTTCCATCCCCAGCCGCAGGCTTACCCTCGTAACCCTTATGCCACCCAACCTCCGCCCTCTCAAtctgctgctcctcctttcccaacCCAACCCCTATCCAGCTCTTACCCTATTCAACCTCCAGGCTCATCCTCCCAATCCCCCTACGGCCCTGCACCCAATTCTGGGGGTCCTTCGACCACCTCCCAATTCCCTCCTCGTATACCAACGTCCCCACCTACAACTGGGTTCCCCGTTGCAGACGGGACGCAATCCATGTTCCTCCCTTCGGGAGGGAATGGAGGTATGCAGCGACCACATAGTGCTGCTCCTGATGCTCCTGGTTCCGCCGGTACGTCTAGGGTGGTCGACCCACTTGCAGGTTTCCCAAGAGGTCCAGCGGCGCCGGGCATGCAAGGGACACAAGGGATGGCGCAAAGCATGTTTGTCCCTTCCCAACCGCAATCTCAAGCAAGCTCCCGAATCCACCCGGGTTATAGCTCTCAGTCTCAACCACTTACACCCAATGCTGGACCCGGTCCTTTAAGCCAAGCTTATCAGTCACAATTTCAACCTCCCCAACCTTCATACCAGCCCGGTCAATTCACCCAAGGATACCCCGTCCAAAATGTCCCCGACTATCCCGGCCAACAGCAGCCACAGCAAGTTTCACCGTTCCCTGGTCCGGCCGGGGTACAAAGAGCGGCAACCATTGCGACTGGGCGGAGAAAGTTGGATGAGAGGAAAGCGGCAAAGATGTTGGCTGGTGGCTTTTAA
- a CDS encoding mitochondrial carrier protein, putative, with amino-acid sequence MSSRPIIRFAQTPLSRGIATSVPAFAPKKAAATTAKAKQGFAQKKKDTSSGSGGGNNNITLRYSMSANPPDLSDLPRLNPEKFRKDNVGKPTIFSQDVQDKLKSFGLPSKIDKEFASAGGPASVVREATLDLVKRVEAAKTGSSKLARYILTGEQGSGKSVLLVQSVAYAIESGWIVLYSPRASKWVNSTSQYIYDPETKTYAQWESAQNILSVLLETNRDKLSAIELSEKVELTKGKSVEAGETVAALAQLGAKDDRSAVKALEAVVGALEKQTQFPVLWAIDEAQSLFNTSKYRAADYTPIEPYHLSTPRLALDFIAARRSFSRGAVVTSLSLSDPSNLPSPAIRSALSISSSSPLTPYTAINPYHLAHAENLTPINVPYGMNSEEAAGLFELFTKKGWAPNGSDELFMESFIASQGNPREMGKGLRKTFMPLTA; translated from the exons ATGAGCTCAAGACCCATCATACGCTTCGCCCAAACCCCCCTATCGAGGGGCATTGCCACCTCAGTGCCTGCATTTGCGCCTAAGAAAG CTGCCGCTACCACAGCTAAAGCCAAGCAGGGGTTCGctcaaaagaagaaggacacTTCTAGTGGcagtggtggaggaaaC AACAACATCACTTTGAGATACTCTATGTCTGCGAATCCGCCAGACCTTTCTGATCTTCCTAGACTCAATCCT GAAAAGTTCCGAAAAGACAATGTTGGCAAGCCtaccatcttctctcaaGACGTCCAAGACAAGCTCAAGTCTTTCGGCTTGCCTTCAAAGATTGACAAGGAATTTGCTTCTGCTGGTGGACCTGCTAGCGTTGTGAGAGAAGCTACTTTGGACCTTGTGAAGCGTGTGGAGGCCGCAAAAACTGGAAGCAGCAAGCTTGCAAGGTACATTCTTA CTGGTGAGCAAGGAAGTGGTAAAAGTGTTCTCTTGGTTCAAAGCGTTGCCTATGCAATCGAGTCCGGATGGATCGTCTTGTATTCTCCCCGAG CCTCAAAATGGGTAAACTCCACCTCCCAATACATCTATGATCCTGAAACCAAGACCTACGCCCAATGGGAATCCGCACAAAATATTCtctctgttcttcttgaaaCCAATAGGGACAAGCTCAGCGCCATTGAACTTTCAGAGAAGGTGGAACTCACGAAGGGCAAGAGCGTGGAGGCTGGAGAGACTGTGGCCGCTTTGGCTCAGCTGGGTGCGAAGGACGACAGGTCGGCCGTCAAGGCTTTGGAAGCTGTTGTTGGTGCACTGGAAAAGCAGACTCA ATTCCCCGTGTTGTGGGCAATTGACGAGGCTCAAAGTCTCTTCAACACGTCCAAGTACCGTGCCGCTGACTACACTCCCATTGAACCTTACCATCTCTCTACTCCTCGGCTTGCGCTTGACTTTATCGCTGCTAGACGATCCTTC TCTCGAGGCGCTGTTGTCACCTCCCTATCCCTATCTGACCCATCTaaccttccttctcctgcaaTTCGATCTGCTCTTTCTATTTCTTCATCTAGTCCACTTACTCCTTATACCGCCATCAACCCCTACCACCTTGCTCACGCCGAGAATCTCACTCCCATCAACGTTCCCTACGGTATGAATTCTGAAGAAGCGGCTGGTCTTTTTGAGCTTTTCACCAAGAAGGGCTGGGCTCCCAATGGATCAGATGAGTTGTTCATGGAGAGTTTTATTGCGAGCCAGGGGAACCCTAGGGAAATGGGCAAGGGTTTGAGGAAGACTTTTATGCCGCTCACAGCTTAA
- a CDS encoding Ptc1p, putative, translating into MNQPSTLAQAHPDHPTLAELVADRPDPATATPLGHDIASPQHTTTPTSMSDADSSPASPEAPRRPGGLSEGPNARSKSVTVASGEDTFGALNCHPGPGSAAISNSNLPADSFRVGVSEDRNRRCRRTMEDAHSFVYDFAGVKGQGYFAVFDGHAGKHAAEWCGQNFHEYLLDGLLIEPDTPVPDLMNKTFHLVDKRLSHLAHAAGTSSGCTAVTAFLRVEEMDDNDSFRKGFTNPGLQPRGLWEGKGEDELESQTSLQPSSRRSSMGGGTGGQMGGASAPGVNGRTGSLARRLSSKKIRDFVKGLTGGMEKNFDEAITEDEGVISAADGTRVEAIEPKSEKGVRRVLYTANVGDARAVLCRGGKAVRLTYDHKGSDAQEAKRITDAGGFVMNNRVNGVLAVTRSLGDASMKEFVVGAPYTTETTLDEQDEFLIVACDGLWDVCSDQEAVEIVHLVTDPQEASKRLLDHAMSNFSTDNLSVMVVRFNH; encoded by the exons ATGAACCAGCCGTCCACGCTCGCACAGGCCCACCCGGACCATCCCACCCTCGCCGAACTCGTCGCAGACCGCCCCGACCCCG CCACCGCCACCCCGCTCGGCCACGATAT CGCGTCCCCCCAGCACACCACCACGCCCACTTCCATGTCCGACGCGGACTCCAGTCCCGCATCCCCAGAAGCCCCCCGCCGCCCCGGCGGCCTCTCCGAGGGCCCCAACGCCAGGAGCAAGAGCGTCACCGTCGCCTCGGGCGAAGACACCTTTGGC GCGCTGAACTGCCACCCTGGCCCGGGCTCAGCGGCcatcagcaacagcaaccTTCCCGCGGACTCGTTCCGTGTCGGTGTCAGCGAAGATAGGAATAGGCGATGTAGGAGGACGATGGAGGATGCGCATAGCTTTGTCTATGACTTTGCCGGTGTCAAGGGCCAAGGGTACTTTGCCGTTTTCGA CGGACACGCCGGTAAGCATGCTGCCGAATGGTGCGGCCAAAATTTCCACGAGTACCTCCTCGACGGCCTTCTCATCGAACCCGACACTCCCGTCCCCGACCTCATGAACAAGACATTCCATCTTGTCGACAAGCGTCTCTCACATCTCGCCCATGCTGCCGGTACTTCTTCCGGCTGTACCGCCGTCACCGCCTTCCTCCGTGTCGAAGAAATGGACGATAACGATAGCTTCCGCAAGGGATTCACCAATCCGGGCTTACAGCCTCGCGGCTTGTGGGAAGGTaagggagaagacgaaCTCGAATCCCAAACTTCCCTCCAGCCTTCCTCCCGTCGATCTTCAATGGGTGGTGGGACCGGCGGCCAAATGGGAGGGGCATCCGCACCGGGCGTCAATGGACGAACCGGAAGTTTGGCGAGACGATTGTCCAGCAAGAAAATACGAGACTTTGTCAAGGGCTTGACGGGTGGTATGGAAAAGAATTTCGACGAGGCTATTacggaggatgaaggtgtgATCAGTGCGGCAGATGGGACAAGAGTAGAAGCTATTGAGCCAAAAAGCGAAAAGGGTGTCAGGAGGGTGCTGTACACTGCCAATGTCGGAGACGCTAGAGCTGTTCTTTG TCGCGGAGGAAAGGCTGTCAGGCTGACATATGACCACAAGGGCAGTGATGCCCAAGAAGCCAAGCGAATTACTGATGCTGGCGGTTTCGTCATGAACAACCGAGTCAACG GCGTTCTCGCCGTTACACGGTCTTTGGGTGATGCCTCCATGAAAGAATTTGTCGTCGGCGCGCCATACACTACCGAAACAACTCTAGATGAGCAAGACGAGTTCCTTATCGTCGCCTGCGATGGC CTCTGGGATGTATGCTCAGACCAAGAAGCCGTCGAGATTGTTCATCTTGTCACCGATCCCCAGGAAGCGTCAAAGCGACTCTTAGATCATGCCATGTCCAACTTTTCAACAGATAACTTGAGCGTCATGGTTGTTCGCTTCAACCACTAG
- a CDS encoding mannitol dehydrogenase, putative, translating to MVRMKTPGPTITGHEIVGTVVKAGPKSEHKVGERVGFGGQAGSCRSCARCKDEFENYCPKSQNAFLSPLESESQPYTQGGFSDYYQAKGHFAIKIPEEVSSVDAAPLLCAGVTVFTHLKHYKAGPGVKVGVVGTGGLGHVGLAIRQGHRCPCYCHLFQ from the exons ATGGTTCGTATGAAAACACCTGGTCCTACCATCACTGGTCACGAGATCGTCGGTACCGTTGTCAAGGCTGGTCCCAAGTCTGAGCACAAGGTGGGGGAGCGCGTCGGTTTCGGTGGTCAGGCTGGGTCTTGCAGAAGTTGTGCTAGGTGCAAGGACGAGTTTGAAAACTA TTGCCCCAAATCTCAGAACGCTTTCTTGTCTCCCCTTGAGAGCGAAAGCCAGCCATACACCCAGGGCGGCTTTAGCGATTACT ACCAGGCCAAGGGCCATTTCGCCATTAAGATCCCTGAAGAAGTCTCTTCCGTCGATGCCGcccctcttctttgtgcTGGTGTGACCGTTTTCACTCACCTCAAACACTATAAGGCTGGTCCCGGAGTGAAGGTTGGTGTCGTCGGCACTGGTGGTTTGGGACATGTGGGTCTC GCAATTCGCCAAGGCCACCGGTGCCCATGTTActgccatctcttccagTAG
- a CDS encoding expressed protein, giving the protein MKISVALVAALAASANASPLRFIVATEPDTESLDIDIINHGTEFPRLSAEKLPLDQLHSGVVAEKKPCHGALSNFLGYMGWNSASQSSAPFPPAPRTHRDKGKGRLAKDESRLKFKHKHHAKLINEQQRYGLFDTLRSYFPGYTPYLLGGAAASSSTPSENFVPHMISEELNTVYRIDLTPEIKWWRPAKNGHRKWEVKEGMGEWRAAKKGEKPPRSGKHKGRKSKHFFQKLRRSLDSLTFLESIAIALVIGFGMGSIAYMIMTLFVLCCRRLGLSNISDPRSGFASKFGGRKMSKTEREEEKNEMDKQMVDEKEGQAEGQSEIKLFEGDEFIPKGTRFEDEDLPEYEEGEDAPFIKEKDLGV; this is encoded by the exons ATGAAGATATCCGTTGCTCTTGTTGCAGCACTGG CTGCAAGCGCAAATGCCTCTCCCCTCCGTTTCATCGTTGCCACTGAACCGGACACCGAATCTCTTGACATTGACATCATTAACCACGGCACCGAATTTCCTCGTCTCTCAGCTGAGAAATTGCCCCTAGATCAGCTGCATTCAGGCGTGgtggcggagaagaagcccTGTCATGGTGCTCTCTCAAACTTTTTGGGTTACATGGGGTGGAACTCGGCTTCCCAGTCTTCTGCTCCCTTCCCGCCAGCTCCCAGAACTCATCGCGAtaagggaaagggaaggcTCGCGAAGGACGAATCAAGACTCAAGTTTAAACACAAACACCACGCCAAGTTGATCAATGAGCAACAACGTTACGGTCTTTTTGACACTCTTCGGTCCTACTTCCCAGGCTACACTCCTTATCTCCTGGGCGGCGCTGCTGCGTCTTCCTCTACTCCATCAGAGAACTTTGTTCCACACATGATATCCGAGGAACTGAACACGGTCTACCGTATTGACCTCACGCCGGAAATTAAATGGTGGCGACCGGCTAAAAACGGACATAGGAAGTGGGaggtgaaagaagggatgggagagTGGCGTGCAGCAAAGAAAGGCGAGAAGCCCCCTCGATCTGGGAAACATAAAGGCCGTAAGAGTAAACATTTCTTCCAAAA ACTACGCCGATCCCTGGACAGCCTCACGTTCCTCGAATCTATCGCCATTGCTCTTGTAATTGGCTTCGGCATGGGATCGATCGCCTACATGATTATGACGCTCTTTGTCCTCTGCTGCCGTCGTTTGGGCCTGTCCAATATATCTGATCCTCGATCCGGGTTTGCATCCAAGTTCGgcggaaggaagatgagcaaGACGGAGcgtgaagaggagaagaatgagatgGATAAACAAATGGtcgatgagaaggaggggcaGGCCGAGGGGCAATCGGAGATCAAGCTTTTTGAAGGAGACGAGTTCATCCCCAAAGGAACTCgatttgaggatgaggactTGCCAGAGTAtgaggaaggcgaggatGCGCCTTTcatcaaggagaaggatctTGGTGTTTAA
- a CDS encoding expressed protein, whose protein sequence is MPDSPESSQQSETGPTGRRNRNSERITRACGFCKARKIRCTGELPKCQNCQRLGKACVYRTEMDKRATDRTAQLKIDELQSRVQELESILAAQRNDIHTSSLASSRNHLSPNYLPSRGPLEGIDGMDPFETGRLVLSSTGNLHLHPSATFYCPAHVIPEWRQALDTLSNTRSVALPAYLAPYLPLHTTQAHHRKLIDLAFDCMLCFGPNPLKDKFIDSMDFDPDRRGLYFSPILHLTILGIGWRYCTDPEMLAMYYAKSPIENRGSEYVDKARDMVMQEADTGQLSNMLALMVMALFYVGQSKDTMAGSCFMMCQYQCLNFRVHKRCDAQLYELGLAPGSELDTARRDVWNFCLNISAWWATFYAEPVLPMAQNADQRPTDLRNSDNADLRLLSLMALHHSRLSHYGLESLITNHLRRMPIEVRVKHVRELGDLLFQWRDDLPSEITWPPPSDSPIMHPSNLITHGMYATYLIILYRPYIIEIGGGPSLISEALRKCLQYTKDIIDMARYLVKHHGVMRAPLSWQHILYVGGTMLILQIAGLPNVTVEERTWALESLSFIQDALQEFSYIWPAARLTAQSLKTLQEECSPTADNTLNVIGGEQLQYAAAGIDLGSEEQVQQIPPVAQFSQSDSTGGEMIDLMAGLDYP, encoded by the exons ATGCCCGACTCTCCGGAAAGCTCCCAGCAATCTGAGACTGGTCCCACCGGTCGCCGCAATCGTAACAGCGAACGGATCACTAGAGCCTGCGGCTTTTGCAAGGCAAGAAAGATCCGGTGTACAG GGGAGCTGCCCAAATGTCAAAATTGCCAGAGACTCGGCAAGGCTTGCGTCTACCGCACTGAAATGGACAAAAGAGCCAC AGATCGTACGGCTCAGCTCAAGATTGACGAGTTACAATCACGAGTGCAAGAGCTCGAATCAATTTTGGCGGCTCAGCGAAACGATATCCATACCAGCTCTCTTGCGTCGTCACGTAACCATCTTTCACCTAATTATCTTCCGTCTAGGGGACCCCTTGAAGGAATCGATGGAATGGACCCTTTTGAGACGGGAAGATTAGTCCTCTCATCTACAGGCAAtctgcatcttcatccctcaGCAACGTTCTACTGTCCTGCTCATGTTATACCAGAATGGAGACAAGCTCTAGATACCCTCAGCAATACACGCTCAGTGGCCTTGCCTGCTTACCTTGCCCCCTATCTCCCTTTACACACTACACAAGCTCACCATCGGAAACTGATTGATCTGGCATTTGATTGTATGCTGTGTTTTGGCCCGAATCCTCTCAAGGATAAATTTATCGATTCCATGGATTTTGACCCAGATCGTCGGGGATTATACTTCTCGCCAATCCTTCATTTGACAATCCTGGGGATTGGCTGGAGATATTGCACCGACCCAGAGATGTTAGCGATGTATTATGCCAAGTCCCCAATAGAAAACAGGGGTTCAGAGTATGTTGATAAAGCCAGAGATATGGTGATGCAAGAGGCCGATACCGGACAATTGAGTAATATGCTGGCTCTGATGGTGATGGCTCTATTCTACGTGGGACAGTCCAAGGA TACGATGGCGGGCTCATGCTTCA TGATGTGTCAATATCAATGCTTAAATT TTAGAGTACACAAACGATGCGACGCACAATTATATGAATTAGGATTGGCCCCTGGCTCGGAGCTTGACACCGCCCGACGAGATGTCTGGAACTTTTGTTTGAACATCA GCGCTTGGTGGGCTACATTCTATGCTGAACCCGTACTACCTATGGCCCAAAATGCAGACCAGAGACCGACAGATCTTCGTAATTCCGATAATGCAGACCTTCGTCTTTTATCCCTCATGGCTTTACATCATTCCAGATTATCACATTATGGTCTTGAATCACTTATCACAAACCATTTGAGGAGGATGCCGATCGAAGTAAGGGTCAAACATGTCAGAGAGTTGGGCGACTTATTGTTTCAGTG GCGGGACGACCTTCCCTCCGAAATTACTTGGCCACCACCTTCCGATTCCCCCATCATGCACCCAAGCAACCTTATCACCCACGGCATGTACGCCACAtacctcatcatcctttaTCGACCTTACATTATCGAAATTGGCGGAGGACCAAGCTTGATATCGGAGGCCCTGAGAAAATGTTTGCAATATACCAAAGATATTATCGATATGGCTCGATATCTAGTCAAGCATCATGGGGTAATGCGTGCACCTTTATCTTGGCAACA CATCTTGTATGTCGGCGGCACCATGCTCATCCTTCAAATAGCTGGTCTTCCAAATGTCacagtggaagaaagaacaTGGGCTTTGGAATCCCTCTCATTCATTCAAGACGCCCTGCAGGAATTTTCTTATATCTGGCCGGCTGCTCGATTGACCGCTCAGTCGCTGAAAACTTTGCAAGAGGAATGTTCGCCTACAGCTGACAATACGCTAAATGTGATAGGAGGAGAGCAGTTACAATACGCGGCCGCCGGAATCGACTTGGGTTCGGAGGAGCAAGTGCAGCAAATCCCTCCCGTTGCCCAATTTTCACAATCCGACTCAACAGGTGGTGAGATGATTGACTTGATGGCCGGATTGGATTATCCGTGA
- a CDS encoding prefoldin subunit 2, putative: MPPKAPTDAQEASVIFQRYRTELQNLAQKIGELESEMDEYSLVLSTLHPLKSSEPSRTCYRLIGGTLVKRSVQDVVPTLETTHSGIKEVLDSLVKSYQEKEKEFDAWRKEAGVQMPR, from the exons ATGCCCCCCAAGGCTCCTACAGACGCCCAGGAGGCCtccgtcatcttccaacgATACAGAACCGAGCTCCAAAATCTTGCTCAGAAGATCGGGGAGCTGGAATCGGAGATGGACGAATACTC CTTGGTCCTCTCTACCCTTCACCCATTAAAATCATCCGAACCATCACGTACATGCTACCGTCTTATAGGCGGCACCCTCGTCAAGCGCTCCGTGCAAGATGTCGTGCCGACCTTGGAGACGACACATTCTGGTATCAAGGAAGTATTAGATTCGTTGGTCAAGAGCTAtcaagagaaggaaaaggagttTGATGcgtggaggaaggaggcggGTGTCCAG ATGCCTAGATGA
- a CDS encoding peroxisome targeting signal receptor, putative: MQYLRLSLPPFAHNNLAFSPFYDHHLALASGSNFGLVGNGRVHVVKMDQQVAGGLGLVRSWDTADCVYDVAWSEIHENQIAAACGNGAIKLFDLALEGLPIQAWQEHTAEVTSIEWNNIEKELFVTGSWDQSVKIWNPNRQSSILTIPAHAGQIYSSTWSPHSPTIIATCASDGFIRIWDTRILPSPIQEIFPPSAAPNPMSSRSAGEILSCDWNKYTPQLLAFSSQDGGVSTVDLRHVPRNAEKMAVRLVGKHGLPARKVKWDPHNGTRLLSAGYDMTCRVWQTDLPPAAPLRELFSHQNHTEFVMAADWALFDPGLIASAGWDGDLHMYRI, from the exons ATGCAATACCTCcgcctctctctccctccgTTTGCACATAACAACCTCGCCTTCTCTCCGTTTTACGATCATCATTTGGCTCTTGCTTCCGGTTCCAACTTTGGGCTAGTCGGCAATGGCAGGGTGCACGTCGTCAAGATGGACCAGCAGGTCGCGGGTGGATTGGGGCTGGTGAGAAGTTGGGATACAGCAGATTGCGTGTATGACGTGGCTTGGAGCGAGATACACGA GAATCAGATAGCAGCAGCTTGCGGTAACGGTGCCATCAAACTTTTTGATCTCGCTCTCGAA GGACTACCTATACAAGCTTGGCAAGAACATACGGCTGAAGTCACGTCCATCGAATGGAACAACATTGAAAAGGAATTGTTTGTGACTGGTTCATGGGACCAATCTGTCAAAATC TGGAACCCCAATCGACAGTCATCAATCCTAACCATACCTGCCCATGCAGGCCAAATATACTCCTCCACTTGGTCTCCTCATTCACCAACCATTATCGCGACTTGTGCTTCTGATGGGTTTATCCGGATATGGGATACACGTATTCTCCCCTCCCCCATCCAAGAaatcttccctccctccgccGCCCCTAATCCAATGTCATCACGTTCTGCTGGAGAAATACTTAGCTGTGACTGGAATAAATATACTCCACAGCTGCTAGCGTTCTCTTCTCAAGATGGAGGGGTCAGTACGGTGGATTTAAGACACGTACCTCGCAACgcagagaagatggcggTAAGGCTAGTGGGAAAACATGGTTTACCGGCGAGGAAAGTGAAATGGGACCCGCATAATGGAACCAGATTACTGAGTGCAGGCTACGATATGACTTGTAGAGT CTGGCAAACTGATCTGCCACCAGCCGCACCTTTAAGAGAACTATTTAGTCATCAAAACCATACGGAGTTTGTAATGGCTGCAGATTGGGCCTTGTTTGACCCCGGATTAATAGCTAGTGCGGGGTGGGACGGGGATTTGCATATGTATCGTATCTAG